GTGATGGTGATATGCTCCAATGCCAAGCATAAACAACGTCAAGGATAAAATCTAATATCCAAATCTTAGCAGAAAAATAGAGGGAGAGAAACGTGGCACGAATTTCAGGAGTAGATTTACCCCGTGATAAGCGGGTGGAAATAGGACTCACATATATTTATGGGATTGGCGTATCCCGTTCTCGGGAAATTTTAGCAGCGACTGGCGTTAACCCAGATAAACGGGTTAAAGACCTTGATACCACAGAAGAATCAACCCTTCGCTCTTATATCGAAAATAACTATCAGGTGGAAGGGGATTTACGACGCTTAGAAAATATGAGTATTAAGCGTTTGGTGGATATTGGTACTTATCGCGGTCGTCGTCATCGCTCAGGTTTACCAGTGAGAGGTCAGCGTACCCGTACTAATGCTAGAACCCGTCGTGGTAAGCGTTTAGCGATCGCGGGTAAGAAGAAAGCTCCTGCTAAAAAATAGAGGAGTTTACCTAAGACCAACCTCCATTAATTAAATAAAGTTATTCAAGAACAGTATCAAGTATGGCGCGACAAACCAAAAAAAGTTCCTCTAGAAGAACCAAACGTAACGTCCCCAATGGCGTTGCTCACATCCAATCTACTTTTAATAATACCCTAGTTACCATTTCTGATACTAAAGGTGATGTCATTTCTTGGGCTTCTGCTGGTTCTAGTGGCTTCAAAGGGGCAAAAAAAGGCACTCCTTTTGCGGCACAAACTGCGGCTGATCAAGCGGCGAGACGAGCCTCAGAACAAGGAATGCGCCAAGTAGAAGTAATGGTTAGTGGCCCAGGCGCTGGTCGGGAAACAGCGATTCGCGCTTTGCAGGGAGCCGGTTTAGAAATTACTCTGATTCGTGATGTAACACCGATTCCCCATAATGGGTGTCGTCCTCCAAAACGTCGTCGCGTTTAAGGCAAGACAAATCTAGGAAATCAAGGAAGGGAGGTTGTTCTGTGGCGCAACTAAAAGACTTTAACGTCGATTGTGTCGAAACGAAAACTGATAATAAAACGCAACATCAGTATAGTAAATTTGTCTTAGAACCCTTAGAACGGGGTCAAGGCTTAACCGTGGGGAATGCCCTCAGACGGGTATTATTATCGAATCTGGAGGGAACGGCAGTTACGGCGGCTCGCATTGCTGGAGTTACCCATGAGTTTGCTACCATTCCTGGGGTGAGAGAGGATGCGCTAGAAATTCTCCTCAATCTTAAGGAACTGGTGTTTAGAAGTTACTCTCCCGGGCCACAAATTGCTCGTTTAGCCGCAACGGGGCCAGCAACGGTAACGGCAGGAGATTTTAATTTGCCCTCAGAAGTGGAAGTAATTGATAGCAGTCGCTATGTTGCAACCCTTGCAGAAGGGGCAAAATTAGAG
This window of the Euhalothece natronophila Z-M001 genome carries:
- the rpsM gene encoding 30S ribosomal protein S13, translating into MARISGVDLPRDKRVEIGLTYIYGIGVSRSREILAATGVNPDKRVKDLDTTEESTLRSYIENNYQVEGDLRRLENMSIKRLVDIGTYRGRRHRSGLPVRGQRTRTNARTRRGKRLAIAGKKKAPAKK
- the rpsK gene encoding 30S ribosomal protein S11, with amino-acid sequence MARQTKKSSSRRTKRNVPNGVAHIQSTFNNTLVTISDTKGDVISWASAGSSGFKGAKKGTPFAAQTAADQAARRASEQGMRQVEVMVSGPGAGRETAIRALQGAGLEITLIRDVTPIPHNGCRPPKRRRV